CATCTACGTGCCCGCCGACGACTTGACCGACCCGGCGCCGGCAACCTCGTTCGCCCACCTTGACGCGACGACCGTGTTGAACCGCGCCATCTCGGAAAAGGGTATCTACCCGGCCGTCGATCCGCTCGACTCGACCTCGCGCATGCTCGACCCGCTGATCGTCGGCGACGAGCACTACCAGGTCGCCCGCCAGGTGCAGTCGATCCTCCAGCGCTACAAGTCGCTGCAGGACATCATCGCCATCCTGGGCATGGACGAGCTTTCGGAAGAGGACAAGCAGACGGTGGCGCGCGCCCGCAAGATCGAGCGCTTCTTGTCGCAGCCGTTCTTCGTCGCCGAAGTGTTCACCGGTGCGCCGGGCAAGCTGGTCGACCTCGCCGACACCATCAAGGGCTTCAAGGGCCTTTGCAACGGCGACTACGACCACCTGCCGGAAGCCGCCTTCTACATGGTCGGCAACATCGACGAGGCGGTCGAGAAGGCCCAGCGTCTGGCCGCCGAAGCGGCTTGATCGGAGCGAAAAGCGAATAGGGAGTAGCGAATAAGGAAGATGTGATGGCCAGTGGCGAAATCTATTCGCTAATCACTATTCGCTGTTCGCTAGAACGACATGGCTGAAGCTTTCAAATTCGAACTGGTCTCGCCCGAGCGCCTGCTGGTCTCGGAACAGGTCGAGTCCGTCGTCATTCCGGGTGCGGAAGGCGAGATGACCGTGATGGCGCAGCACGCGCCGGTCATGACCACCATCAAGCCGGGTGTCGTGACGGTGAAGACCGCCGGCGGCCAGGAACAGCGCTACGTGGTATTCGGCGGTTTCGCCGACATCCTGCCCTCAGGCTGCACGCTGCTGGCCGAATCGGCGGTGGCCGTGAAGGACATCGACCGCGCCGACATCGCTCGCCGCATCCAGGAAGCGCGCGAGGACATGAACGACGCCAAGGACGATGCATCGCGCACCAAGGCAGAGCAGTTCCTGCACCAGCTGACCACGCTGGAAGGCGCCATCCTGCCGGCCTGAGCGGCCTGCATCAAAGAACGAAAAGCCGGGTCTCAGCCCGGCTTTTTTGTTTTTTGGCCCGTGTTTCGCAGTTTCGGGCGGGTTGGAGTGTCTCCCGCCAGGGTGGGAAATACCCGGCCGCTACAGATTCCAGAACCGTCTCGCATTCGCCGACAGAAGCCGGCTGCGTTCGTCCTCGCTACAGCCTTCGAGCAAAGCGTGCGTTGCTGCTACCCATGTCGAAAGGCCGCCGCCAAGGGTGCAGACCGGCCAGTCGCTGCCCCAGACCACGCGATCCCAGCCGAAACTGGCGATGACGTGTTCGACATAGGGGCGCAAGGTGGCGACCGTCCAGCTCGACGGATCGGCATAGGCGACGATGCCGGAGATCTTGGCGATCACATTCGGCCGGCGGGCGATCTCGGCGACATGCGCGCGCCAGGGATGATCGGCCTTGCCCCTGATGTCCGGCACGCCGCAATGGTCGAGCACGAAGCGGACATCCGGGGCGAGGTCGGCGAGCGCGATCGCTTTCGGGATCTGATGCGGCTGTACGCAGAGGTCGAAAGTAAGACCGCTGCCGCCGATCTTGCGGATATTCTCGCGAAACAGCGCGCCTTCCGAGACATCGTCCGGCACGACATGCAGGACACGGCGAAAGCCCTTCACGAAGGGATCGGCGCGCACACGCTCCAGATAGGCAGGAAAGCTCGCCAGTTCCGGCCGACAGGAAACGATGGCGCCGCTGACCAGGCTTTCCCTGTCCGACGCCAGTGCCTTCACATAGGCCGTCTCGGCTTCGATGTCGGCGGGATCGACATCGACCTCCATATGCATGGCCGTCTCGATGCCGGCGCGGCGCGCTTCGACCGCATAGTCCGCATGCGAAAAATCCCGGTTGAGTGCTGGTGCACCGGTCAGCCAGGGATAGCGCAGCGCCCGCCTGTCGATCAGATGCAGATGGGTGTCGACGATCATGGCTGCTTCCCTCGAAACGGCGGAAGGCATGCCTCCCATTTTGTCCATGAGAGCATCAATCGGACGGGAAGGAAATGCTTCTTGCCGGGAAGCTTTTTTGCAATGCCGGCGTCAAGACGAGGTGGCCAAGACAATGGCCTTTCCGTAAGGTACGGCCGGTCGGCCCTCAAGGACCGGCCCTATCGGCTGCACTATCCGTGCGTGCGATCATCATGGCGAGGGATGCGGACGGAACGGCCAGGAGGCGGCCGCGGCGTCCATCTTGCGGATCGCGGATGGTGGCGCCGGGACGGTGAGTGAGGCGGCCGAAGCGCCAAAGGCGCCGGCGTGGAGGAGGAAGACGGTTCATGGGTACTCTCGACGGCAAGGTCGCGGTGGTGACGGCGGCCGCGCAAGGCATCGGGCGGGCAAGTGCGCTCGCCTTGGTTGAAGCTGGCGCACGCGTGGTTGCGACGGATATCAACGAGGCCCTGCTTGCCGAACTGGCCAAGACCAAGGGCATTACCGCCCGCCGGCTCGATGTGCTCGACGACGGCGCGGTGGCCAGCGCTTTCGCCGAAATCGGCCGTGTCGACGTTTTGTTCAACTGCGCCGGCTTCGTCCATTCCGGCTCGGTGCTGGAGATGAAGGATGGCGATCTCGACTTCGCCTTCAATCTCAATGTGAAGGCCATGGTGCGCACCATCCAGGCGGTGCTGCCGGGCATGTTGGAACGCGGCGACGGTTCGATCATCAACATGTCGTCGGTGGCGTCCAGCATCAAGGGCGTGCCCAACCGCTTCGCCTATGGCGTGACCAAGGCGGCGGTGATCGGGCTGACCAAATCGATCGCCGCTGACTTCGTCTCCAGGGGCATTCGCTGCAACGCCATCTGTCCGGGCACCGTGGAAAGCCCTTCGCTGGAGAGCCGCATGCGCGCGCAGGGCGACTATGAGGCCGCGCGGGCCGCCTTCATCGCCCGCCAGCCGATGGGCCGGCTCGGCACGCCGGAGGAGATCGCCGCGCTCGCCGTGCATCTGGCCGGCGCCACCTACACGACCGGCCAAGCCTACGCCATCGACGGCGGCTGGTCGATCTGACGACTGGAACGAACTGGAGGATTTGCATGAAACTCGTTCGCTATGGCGCCGTCGGCGCCGAGAAGCCCGGCCTTGTCGATGGAGACGGCACGCTCCGCGACCTGTCGGGCCATGTCGCCGACATCGCCGGCAAGGTGCTGGACCCGGCATCGCTCACGGCGCTGGCCAGGCTCGACCCGAAGGCATTGCCGGCGGTGTCCGGCAAACCGCGCCTCGGCCCCTGCGTCGCCGGCACCGGCAAGTTCATCTGCATCGGCCTCAACTATGCCGACCATGCGGCCGAGTCCGGCCTGCAGGTGCCGCCCGAGCCGGTGGTCTTCATGAAGGCGAGCTCGGCCATCGTCGGCCCGGATGACGATGTTCTGATCCCGCGCGGTTCGCTAAAGACCGATTGGGAGGTGGAACTGGCCGTCGTCATCGGCAAGACCGCCAAATATGTCACGGAGGCCGAGGCGCTCGACCATGTCGCCGGCTACTGCGTGGCGCACGACGTTTCGGAGCGCGCTTTCCAGACCGAGCGGTCCGGCCAATGGACCAAGGGCAAGAGCTGCGACACGTTCGGCCCGACCGGGCCCTGGCTGGTGACCAAGGACGAGGTCAAGGACCCGCAGGACCTCAAAATGTGGCTGAAGGTCAATGGCGAAACCATGCAGAACGGCTCGACCCGGACGATGGTCTATGGCGTCGCCTTCCTGGTCTCCTATCTGTCGCAGTTCATGAGCCTGCATCCCGGCGACATCATCTCCACCGGCACGCCGCCCGGCGTCGGCATGGGCATGAAGCCGCCGCGCTACCTCAAGGCCGGCGACGTGGTCGAACTCGGCATCGAAGGCCTTGGCAGCCAGCGCCAGACCTTCAGGGCAGACGCCTGACATCGACGCCTGAAATGCCATGGGCTGGGCAGGCGGCGCAGTACCGCCCGCCGGCTCACGGCATTACTGAAGCGATCCGATAGGCGTCTCGGGGCGGATGCGTCGGTCGTTAGCCCTTACCTCGTCGTGCCGCCTGGCCGGCTTTCCCGGACGCAATCGCGCCCTTCGCTCTTTGCCTGGTAAAGTGCGCGGTCGGCACGGATCATCAATCCTGAGAGGTTCTCGCCCTCGCTTGCAACTGCGATCCCGAAGCTCGCTGTTGGGCTAAATTCGCCCGAGAGCATATTCAGCGTTCCTTCCTTGAAGATGGACCGAACAGTCTCGGCGAAGTTGTGGGCATTGGCCGCCTGTCCCGATGGAAGCAAGACCACGAATTCCTCCCCGCCATGACGGGCGATGATGGCGTCATCCGGGGCTTTCTCCTTGAGGATTCTGGAGAAGGTCTGGATGATCCTGTCGCCACCGCTATGCCCGAAGCGATCGTTGATCGCCTTGAAATTATCGAGATCGCTCAGGATCAGGGCTGCCCGTGCGTCGGCCGGTTGCCGCGCAAGCGCATCGTGTGCGCGCGCATCAAAACCCCTGCGATTGAGCAATCCTGACAAGGCATCAGTCTGTGCCTCGGTCTTCATACCGTCCATTATGTCGACGGCGATGATCGCGAAAATCCCCACTCCCAAGGTCGCACAGATGAGAGCATCCGAGATCGACACGATCAGCCAGTATGTGGCTTCGATTTCATCGGCGGCGATACCGGGAATGTGGAAGGTGAAGGGACGAAGCAGGAAACCCAGGCAAGCAAGGGCGACGAGCCCGAAAAACAATTGTTCAACCGGCGTGCGGCGGGGACGTCTCCCGACATCGCCCAGCATCAGCAGGCAGACCGCCGCCAGCCCCCAATTGAGAATGAAAGCTCGCGCCGGCAAGTTCGGTTCCACGAACATGTAGAAATAGAGTGCCGCCAGCGACATCGCGCCGATGGCGAACAGGATGCCATATCGAGGCCGCTGTTTATCTCGGCGGGACAGCGCGACGTACAGCAACATCATAGCCAAAAGGACAAACGAGTTGGCGACGAGCCGGAGCACCAGCGCTTCCTGGGTAAACGCGAAATAGAGGACGCCGAAGCAGAGGCCCCTGATCGCATATGAAAGAGCGAAGATTACGATATAGGTGAGGTGGCGTTGATGTCGCCAAAGCACGACTAAAGATGCGCAATATATTGCCGACATCGCAGGATTCAGCAGCGCGACGACGCCTTCATAACTCATAGCTGTACTTAACCATTGCCTTCGCCTTCTGGCGGCCCCGGCAGGTTTTGAGCAAGTGGAATTTCAATATTCCTCTGTCTAAACCATGCTCTTCATGCAAACTGCTGTCGTTCTAGGCGAGAAGCATTGAAAGTGGATTTAGCGACATGCTGAACGCCCGGTTACATTCCGTTTGGAGATTTCGTGACTTGAATCGGCTTCAACCGCCCGGAGTTCGTTTGAGAACGCCTGTTGGTGAGCGACCCGTCTGAGGAGGAGGCTCCCGTGAGCGACGTGGATAATGGCGTCGGAGCAGTCCATGCGCTCCTCACAGCCACGCACGAGGCGCCGCCGTCGGGTCGCCCACCCGAAGGCGCGCTCGACAACCCTGCTGTGTGGCCGGACTTCAAAGCCCTGGGCGGTGTCAGGCCATTTGATGGCGCCGTGGTGATCGGCGGCAATATCGTGCTGTGGGGAGCGGATCGGTCCAAAAGAACCAGATGGCGGAGAAGGAGGGATTCGAACCCCCGATACCCTTGCGAGTATGCCGCATTTCGAGTGCGGTGCTTTCAACCACTCAGCCACTTCTCCGCAGCGTGGTCGGCCTGTCGGCGCGGCGCACTAGATAACGGCTGCTTGGCCGGGACACAAGGCCCTTCTCAGGCTTTTATGCCGGCTTTTCCGGCCTTTGCTTGACTCACGCCGAACCTTCGGTTAGGGACGACGCGCATTCGGCGTGGGGGATTCTCCGCGCCGCTTGTTTTTTAAACCCGCAGACTGACAAAAAGACGGCCGAACCGCCTGATCCCGAGAGGATCGTTTGGTTCATAAAGGCCGACCGAACAGCGAAAGGCAAAAAATGTTCGCAGTCATCAAAACGGGCGGCAAGCAGTATCGCGTTGCCGCCAACGATGTGCTCAAGATCGAGAAGCTCGAGGCCAATGTCGGCGACGTCGTCGAAATCGGCCAGGTTCTGGCGCATGGCGAAGGCGAGAATGTCGTGATCGGCGCTCCGTTCGTCGACGGCGCGGTGGTTACCGCCGAAGTCGTCGAGCAGGGCAAGAACCGCACCGTCATCGCTTTCAAGAAGCGCCGCCGGCAGAATTCGCGCCGCAAGATCGGCCACCGCCAGCTTCAGACCACCGTGCGCATCTCCGAGATTCTGGTCGGTGGCGCCAAGCCTTCGAAGAAGGCGGCCGCCAAGGCCGAGGTGAAGGCTGAAGTCGCAGCGGAAGCCGCTCCCAAGAAGGAGAAGGCTGCGCCGAAGAAGGCCAAGGCCGAGGCCGCCGCCGAGTAAGACTGCCGGGCGGCTGGTGTCGCCCAAGCAGGCTTGAAACGGAACGCGAACGCGTTCATAAGGATTTTGAGGCGCCTTCGCGGCGCAAAGGAGCAATGAAATGGCACACAAGAAAGCTGGCGGTTCGTCGCGCAACGGTCGCGATTCGGAATCCAAGCGCCTTGGCGTGAAGAAGTTCGGCGGCGAAGCCGTGCTCGCCGGCAACATTATTATTCGTCAACGTGGCACCAAGTGGCATGCCGGCGTCAATGTAGGCATGGGCAAGGACCATACCCTCTTTGCGCTGGAACAGGGCTCCGTCGCCTTCGCCAAAAAAGCCAATGGCCGAACCTACGTGTCGGTGAACCCGACCCTTAAAGCAGCGGAGTAGCCGGTTCCGCACCACGACACCGGCGCCCCATCTCGGGAACCGGTGTCTGGCCAAGCCAGGAAATGGATCAGGGGAGATGGGTGACCATCTCCCCTTTTTCTTATGCCTGGAGGACTTTTCTATGGTTGCCGAAGCGGACTACACGGACGACGGAGGCTTCACGATCGACTGCCCGGTGCTGCGCACCGAGCACCTGGCGATGCGGGCGCCGTGCGAGGCGGACATCGAGCAGCTGGTCACGCTTGCCGACAATCGCCACGTCGCCGAAATGCTGGCCCGCATGCCGCATCCCTATGGCATCGACGAGGCCCGCGCCTTCCTCGCCATGGCGCGCGCACCGCGCGGCGGCATCGTTTTCGCGCTGACTTTGGCCGAGACCGGGGCCTTCATCGGCTGCGCCGGATTGAACGGCACCGACCGCGGCCTGGAGCTGGGTTACTGGATCGGCGAGCCCTACTGGAAGCGCGGCTATGCGACGGAAGCCGCGCATGCGCTGGTCGATCTCGCCTTCACCCGCACCACCATCCAGGTTCTGCATGCGTCGACCAGGGTCATCAATCCGGCGTCGCGCAGGGTCATCCACAAGTGCGGTTTCCAGTATGCCGGGCAGGGCATGCTGAATTCCATCGTTGCCGGCCAGGTGCCCGTCGAGCGCTACCGGCTCGACCGCAAGACCTGGACGAGCCTGAGGACCTGGGTGCGGCTGTAACCTCGGTCGGCATAGGTCAGTTCACTTCGAGCCAGACCGGCAGATGGTCGGAGCCTTCGGCTTCGCGGTCGACCCAAAGCCGCTTCAGGGAACCGGCCAGCGACGCACTGGTGAAGATGTAGTCGATGCGCTTGTGCCGGCTTTCGTCCTTTGGTCTGTCCGGATCGACCCAGGTGACGAGGTCGGCGCCGCTGGAGCCGAGCCGGGCGGCGGCGTCGACGGCGAGGTCGACGCTCAAGGGCAGGCCGAATTCGTGATCGGGCAGGCCGGCAAGTTCGACATATTCGGGCGAACCGGGAAGCATGTTGAAGTCGCCCATAACCACGTAGGCCTCGGGACAGGGCGGCTCCGGCAGGCCGATTTCGCCGAGACCGCTGAGGGCGCCGCCTTCGAGCGCATGGTTCAACAAACGTTCGCGCAGGAAGCGAACCTGCCGGGCGCGTTCGAGCGGATTGCGATGATCGAGATGGGTGGAATAAAAACGCACGAAGCCGAGTGGCGTTTCGATCAGCGCTTCCAGCGCGCCGCGCTGGAAGTTCATCGCGCCGATGGAGCGGCCGCGCGGCAGAAGCAGGTTGCGCGACAGATGGATCGGCGTCTTGGACAACACCATGTTGCCAAGCTGGAACGTGACGGTGCGGGCACGCCCGCCGATGACGGCGGAGCCGGCATTGGCCTCGAAGTTGGAACCGTAGACGGCGAAATAGTCGGGCAGCGCTTCCATGATCGCGGCCACCATGTCGTGTCCGCCATTCTTGGGATTGTTGCGCGTGACCTCCTGCAGCGCGATGACATCGGCGCCACGAACCGCATCGACGATGCGGGCGAGGTCATAGCGGCCGTCGAGGCCGATGCCGTATTGAATGTTGTAGGTCACTACCCGCATGACAAACTCTCCCGCGCCGGGCCGCAAAAACGACCCGCTCCGCTCTCGCTCTAGGCTTCGCCATAGTTTAGAGCAGACAGGTTCATGAAGTTCCATAGCAGCAGAAATCGCGTCGTCCGATGAAATTCCTCGATCAAGCCAAGGTCTACATTCGCTCCGGTGACGGTGGCGCTGGTTCCGTGTCTTTCCGGCGCGAGAAGTTCATCGAGTTCGGCGGGCCGGATGGCGGCGACGGCGGCCGCGGCGGCGATGTCTGGCTGGAAGTGGTCGATGGGCTGAACACGCTGATCGACTATCGCTACCAGCAGCATTTCAAGGCCAAGACCGGCACGCACGGCATGGGCCGCAACATGACCGGGGCCAAGGGCGCCGACATAGTGCTGAAAGTGCCGGTGGGCACCCAGGTCTATGCCGAGGACAACGAGACGCTGATCTGCGACCTGACCCAGATCGGCCAGCGCTTCCGGCTGGCAGCTGGCGGCAATGGCGGTTTCGGCAACCAGCATTTCAAGACATCGACCAACCAGGCGCCGCGTCGCGCCAATCCCGGCCTGCCGGGCGAGGAAATGTGGATCTGGTTGCGGCTCAAATTGATCGCCGATGCCGGGCTGGTGGGGTTGCCCAATGCCGGCAAGTCGACTTTCCTGGCTGCGGTGACCGCGGCCAAGCCGAAGATCGCCGACTATCCTTTCACCACGCTGCATCCGGGCCTCGGCGTTGCCCGCGTCGATGCGCGTGAATTCGTCATCGCCGACATTCCGGGCCTCATCGAAGGCGCCCATGAAGGCGTCGGCATCGGCGACCGCTTCCTCGGCCATGTCGAGCGCACGCGTGTGCTGCTGCATCTCGTCTCCGCGCAGGAGGAAAACCCCGGCAAGGCCTACAAGACCGTGCGGGGCGAGTTGGTGGCCTATGGCCACGGGCTCGCGGAAAAGACCGAGATCGTCGCGCTGTCGCAGATCGATATTCTCGACGCCGACGAACGCAAGAAGAAGACGGCCTCGCTGAAACGTGCCGCCGGCCGCGCGCCGCTCTTGTTGTCGGCGGTGACCGGCGAAGGCGTGGAAGCAGTGCTGCGCGCACTGATGGCCGTGGTGGCCGAGGCACGCGACGCCGTGCCGGCAAAGGTCGATACGCGCTGGGAACGCTAGTCATGTCCGCGCAGTCCCTGAAGAAATATCGCCGCATCACGGTGAAGATCGGCTCGGCGTTGCTGGTCGACCGCACGACCGGTTTGAAACGCGAGTGGCTGGCCTCATTGGCGCAGGATGTCGGCACGCTGGCCGCCGGCGGAGCGGAGGTTCTCGTCGTGTCCTCGGGTGCGATCGCGCTCGGCCGCACCATTCTGGGACTGGGCAAGCGGGCGCTCAAGCTGGAGGAAAGCCAGGCCGCCGCCGCCGTCGGGCAGATCGCGCTTGCCGGCGCATGGTCGGACGCGCTTGGCGGCCACGGCCTGAAGTCCGGCCAGATCCTGCTGACGCTCGGCGATACGGAAGAGCGCCGTCGTTATCTCAATGCGCGGGCGACCATCTCGACGCTGCTGAAGATGAAGGCGGTGCCGGTCATCAACGAGAACGATACGGTGGCGACGTCCGAAATCCGCTACGGCGACAATGACCGGCTGGCGGCGCGGGTGGCGACGATGATGGGCGCCGATCTCCTCGTGCTGCTCTCCGACATTGACGGGCTCTATACGGCGCCTCCGGCGCGCGATCCCAATGCCGCCTTCATTCCAGTGGTCGAGCGCATCACGCCCGACATCGAGGCGATGGCCGGTGCCGCCGCCTCCGAATTGTCGCGCGGCGGAATGCGCACCAAGCTGGACGCCGGCAAGATCGCCAATGCCGCCGGCACGGCGATGATCATCACGGCGGGTACCAGGCTGTCGCCGCTGATGGCGATCGAACGTGGCGAACGGGCGACTTTCTTCAAGCCGAGCCCGACGCCGGTGAAAGGCTACAAGACCTGGATCGCCGGCCAGCTCGAGCCGGCCGGCCGGCTCACCGTCGATGCCGGCGCCGTCGGGGCGCTGATATCCGGCAAATCGTTGCTGCCGGCGGGTGTGAAGCTGGTCAGCGGCAATTTCGCGCGCGGCGACACCGTCGCTATCCTCTCGCCCGAGGGGCGCGAGATTGCCCGCGGGCTGGTTGCCTATGATGCGGCCGATGCCGTAAGAATCGCCGGCCTCAAGACAGCCGAGATCGAGGCGGTGCTGGGCTACGAGGCGCGTTCGGCGATGATCCATCGCGACGATCTCGTGGTGAGCCATGCCGGTGCCGACAGCGGAGAATGAGCCATGCTGAAGCTGCATGAAGGGTCGGTAGCCAATACGGTCACGCTGATGGCCGAACTCGGCCGCAAGGCGCGCGCGGCGGCCCGACCACTCGCCATCGCTTCCAGCGACCGCAAGAATGCCGCGCTGCTTGCGATGGCCGATGCGATTATGCGCAACGAGGCGGCGATCGTCGCCGCCAACGCAATTGATATGAAGAACGGCGAAGAAGCAGGCCTTTCGCCTTCGCTGATGGACAGGCTGAAACTCACTTCGGCGCGCATCAAGGCGATCAGCGACGGCATCCGCGAGATCGCGGCACTCAAAGACCCGGTTGGCGACGTGATCGCGGAATGGGACAGGCCGAACGGCCTGCACATCGAACGCGTGCGTACGCCGCTCGGCGTCATCGGCGTGATCTACGAAAGCCGCCCGAATGTCACCGCCGATGCCGGCGCCTTGTGCCTGAAGGCCGGCAATCCGGTCATCCTGCGCGGCGGCTCGGATTCCATCAATTCCTCTTCCGCCATTCATGCCTGCCTGGTGGAAGGGCTGAAGGCCGCCAATCTGCCCGAGGATGCGATCCAGCTGGTGCCGACCACGGATCGCGCCGCCGTCGGCGAGATGCTGAAGGGGCTTTCCGGCAATCTCGACGTCATCATCCCGCGCGGCGGCCGCAGCCTGGTCGAGCGTGTGCAGACGGAAGCGCGCGTCCCGGTGTTCGCGCATCTGGAAGGCATCTGCCATCTCTACATCGACAAGTCGGCAAAGCTCGACATGGCGGTGGCCATCGCCGTCAACGCCAAGATGCGCCGCACCGGCATCTGCGGCGCCGCCGAGACGCTGCTGGTCGACAGGGCGGTCGCTGGTACGCATCTCATTCCCATTTTGGAGGCCCTGCGCGTAGCCGGCTGCGAAATCCATGCCGAAGCCGATGTGCTGAAGGCCTTTGGCGATGCCAAACCCGCCACGGATGCCGACTGGGTGACGGAATATCTCGACGCCATCATCGCGGTGAAGCTGGTCGACGGTGTCGATGGCGCCATCGAGCATATCGAAACCTTCTCCTCGCATCACACCGAGGCGATCGTCGCCGAGGACGTGGCCGTCGTCGAACGGTTCTTCAACGAGATCGACTCGGCGATCCTCCTGCACAACGCCTCGACCCAGTTCGCCGATGGCGGCGAATTCGGCATGGGCGCCGAGATCGGCATCGCGACCGGCAAGATGCATGCGCGCGGGCCGGTTGGCGTCGAACAGCTGACATCGTTCAAGTACCGGGTGCGCGGCAACGGGCAGGTGCGGCCGTGAAG
The genomic region above belongs to Mesorhizobium terrae and contains:
- a CDS encoding F0F1 ATP synthase subunit epsilon: MAEAFKFELVSPERLLVSEQVESVVIPGAEGEMTVMAQHAPVMTTIKPGVVTVKTAGGQEQRYVVFGGFADILPSGCTLLAESAVAVKDIDRADIARRIQEAREDMNDAKDDASRTKAEQFLHQLTTLEGAILPA
- a CDS encoding amidohydrolase family protein codes for the protein MIVDTHLHLIDRRALRYPWLTGAPALNRDFSHADYAVEARRAGIETAMHMEVDVDPADIEAETAYVKALASDRESLVSGAIVSCRPELASFPAYLERVRADPFVKGFRRVLHVVPDDVSEGALFRENIRKIGGSGLTFDLCVQPHQIPKAIALADLAPDVRFVLDHCGVPDIRGKADHPWRAHVAEIARRPNVIAKISGIVAYADPSSWTVATLRPYVEHVIASFGWDRVVWGSDWPVCTLGGGLSTWVAATHALLEGCSEDERSRLLSANARRFWNL
- a CDS encoding SDR family oxidoreductase — protein: MGTLDGKVAVVTAAAQGIGRASALALVEAGARVVATDINEALLAELAKTKGITARRLDVLDDGAVASAFAEIGRVDVLFNCAGFVHSGSVLEMKDGDLDFAFNLNVKAMVRTIQAVLPGMLERGDGSIINMSSVASSIKGVPNRFAYGVTKAAVIGLTKSIAADFVSRGIRCNAICPGTVESPSLESRMRAQGDYEAARAAFIARQPMGRLGTPEEIAALAVHLAGATYTTGQAYAIDGGWSI
- a CDS encoding fumarylacetoacetate hydrolase family protein; the encoded protein is MKLVRYGAVGAEKPGLVDGDGTLRDLSGHVADIAGKVLDPASLTALARLDPKALPAVSGKPRLGPCVAGTGKFICIGLNYADHAAESGLQVPPEPVVFMKASSAIVGPDDDVLIPRGSLKTDWEVELAVVIGKTAKYVTEAEALDHVAGYCVAHDVSERAFQTERSGQWTKGKSCDTFGPTGPWLVTKDEVKDPQDLKMWLKVNGETMQNGSTRTMVYGVAFLVSYLSQFMSLHPGDIISTGTPPGVGMGMKPPRYLKAGDVVELGIEGLGSQRQTFRADA
- a CDS encoding GGDEF domain-containing protein, which produces MSYEGVVALLNPAMSAIYCASLVVLWRHQRHLTYIVIFALSYAIRGLCFGVLYFAFTQEALVLRLVANSFVLLAMMLLYVALSRRDKQRPRYGILFAIGAMSLAALYFYMFVEPNLPARAFILNWGLAAVCLLMLGDVGRRPRRTPVEQLFFGLVALACLGFLLRPFTFHIPGIAADEIEATYWLIVSISDALICATLGVGIFAIIAVDIMDGMKTEAQTDALSGLLNRRGFDARAHDALARQPADARAALILSDLDNFKAINDRFGHSGGDRIIQTFSRILKEKAPDDAIIARHGGEEFVVLLPSGQAANAHNFAETVRSIFKEGTLNMLSGEFSPTASFGIAVASEGENLSGLMIRADRALYQAKSEGRDCVRESRPGGTTR
- the rpmA gene encoding 50S ribosomal protein L27, with amino-acid sequence MAHKKAGGSSRNGRDSESKRLGVKKFGGEAVLAGNIIIRQRGTKWHAGVNVGMGKDHTLFALEQGSVAFAKKANGRTYVSVNPTLKAAE
- a CDS encoding GNAT family N-acetyltransferase, which codes for MVAEADYTDDGGFTIDCPVLRTEHLAMRAPCEADIEQLVTLADNRHVAEMLARMPHPYGIDEARAFLAMARAPRGGIVFALTLAETGAFIGCAGLNGTDRGLELGYWIGEPYWKRGYATEAAHALVDLAFTRTTIQVLHASTRVINPASRRVIHKCGFQYAGQGMLNSIVAGQVPVERYRLDRKTWTSLRTWVRL
- a CDS encoding endonuclease/exonuclease/phosphatase family protein; translated protein: MRVVTYNIQYGIGLDGRYDLARIVDAVRGADVIALQEVTRNNPKNGGHDMVAAIMEALPDYFAVYGSNFEANAGSAVIGGRARTVTFQLGNMVLSKTPIHLSRNLLLPRGRSIGAMNFQRGALEALIETPLGFVRFYSTHLDHRNPLERARQVRFLRERLLNHALEGGALSGLGEIGLPEPPCPEAYVVMGDFNMLPGSPEYVELAGLPDHEFGLPLSVDLAVDAAARLGSSGADLVTWVDPDRPKDESRHKRIDYIFTSASLAGSLKRLWVDREAEGSDHLPVWLEVN
- the obgE gene encoding GTPase ObgE; the encoded protein is MKFLDQAKVYIRSGDGGAGSVSFRREKFIEFGGPDGGDGGRGGDVWLEVVDGLNTLIDYRYQQHFKAKTGTHGMGRNMTGAKGADIVLKVPVGTQVYAEDNETLICDLTQIGQRFRLAAGGNGGFGNQHFKTSTNQAPRRANPGLPGEEMWIWLRLKLIADAGLVGLPNAGKSTFLAAVTAAKPKIADYPFTTLHPGLGVARVDAREFVIADIPGLIEGAHEGVGIGDRFLGHVERTRVLLHLVSAQEENPGKAYKTVRGELVAYGHGLAEKTEIVALSQIDILDADERKKKTASLKRAAGRAPLLLSAVTGEGVEAVLRALMAVVAEARDAVPAKVDTRWER
- the proB gene encoding glutamate 5-kinase, with product MSAQSLKKYRRITVKIGSALLVDRTTGLKREWLASLAQDVGTLAAGGAEVLVVSSGAIALGRTILGLGKRALKLEESQAAAAVGQIALAGAWSDALGGHGLKSGQILLTLGDTEERRRYLNARATISTLLKMKAVPVINENDTVATSEIRYGDNDRLAARVATMMGADLLVLLSDIDGLYTAPPARDPNAAFIPVVERITPDIEAMAGAAASELSRGGMRTKLDAGKIANAAGTAMIITAGTRLSPLMAIERGERATFFKPSPTPVKGYKTWIAGQLEPAGRLTVDAGAVGALISGKSLLPAGVKLVSGNFARGDTVAILSPEGREIARGLVAYDAADAVRIAGLKTAEIEAVLGYEARSAMIHRDDLVVSHAGADSGE
- a CDS encoding glutamate-5-semialdehyde dehydrogenase, which translates into the protein MLKLHEGSVANTVTLMAELGRKARAAARPLAIASSDRKNAALLAMADAIMRNEAAIVAANAIDMKNGEEAGLSPSLMDRLKLTSARIKAISDGIREIAALKDPVGDVIAEWDRPNGLHIERVRTPLGVIGVIYESRPNVTADAGALCLKAGNPVILRGGSDSINSSSAIHACLVEGLKAANLPEDAIQLVPTTDRAAVGEMLKGLSGNLDVIIPRGGRSLVERVQTEARVPVFAHLEGICHLYIDKSAKLDMAVAIAVNAKMRRTGICGAAETLLVDRAVAGTHLIPILEALRVAGCEIHAEADVLKAFGDAKPATDADWVTEYLDAIIAVKLVDGVDGAIEHIETFSSHHTEAIVAEDVAVVERFFNEIDSAILLHNASTQFADGGEFGMGAEIGIATGKMHARGPVGVEQLTSFKYRVRGNGQVRP